From a region of the Catalinimonas alkaloidigena genome:
- a CDS encoding HNH endonuclease, whose product MIYKLKLKNSDKSVLLSAEAYDYIANHLYLRELNFLQNLRLHSNGYAFFQKNHPTKDGGYRNETIYLHRFIAEKFVEKPESDSRLFVKIKNGNPLDCRLSNLEWVPFSRVIRGTSKTRSKTGYRGVHKEHNRYRAVLYDHGTRYDLGYFDSAEEAAEAYNKKSEELFGKTRSLNKIKRVPSEK is encoded by the coding sequence ATGATCTACAAATTGAAATTGAAAAACTCCGATAAAAGCGTGTTGCTGTCGGCGGAGGCTTACGATTACATTGCCAATCATTTGTATCTGCGTGAGCTTAACTTCCTTCAAAACCTTCGCCTCCATTCCAACGGCTACGCTTTTTTCCAGAAGAACCATCCTACCAAAGACGGTGGCTATCGCAACGAGACCATCTACCTGCACCGCTTCATCGCCGAGAAGTTTGTCGAAAAGCCCGAATCTGACTCCCGCCTATTTGTGAAGATCAAGAACGGTAATCCACTCGATTGTCGGCTGTCAAATCTGGAGTGGGTGCCTTTCTCGCGCGTAATCCGCGGCACCAGCAAAACCCGCAGCAAAACGGGCTACCGGGGCGTGCACAAAGAGCACAACCGCTACCGGGCCGTCTTGTACGATCACGGCACTCGTTACGATCTGGGGTATTTCGACTCGGCCGAAGAAGCCGCCGAAGCCTACAATAAAAAGTCGGAGGAGCTGTTTGGGAAAACCCGCAGTCTGAACAAAATCAAGCGCGTTCCTAGCGAGAAATAA
- a CDS encoding WG repeat-containing protein translates to MIKTALLCALGLAQVAHAQVYECEELLFPRQAGNRLYGYINLLGEWRVDPVFVKAGAFQGRYAVVMQGKRYGVLNCDGILVVPADFDEILNFSEGAGWVRRDKLWGLVDDRGRMLVPLAFSEVKPVAPLHPLHWVKRDDKWGLFDKVQRKFIVQPKYAAVQVLSDESSLVRLENDFGLLHHNGSFILPFGIREVSRIEQNVFSFREGDHYGAFDVLGNVILLPDYDTIAMRDVNILFKQKGLYGMTTYRGQKIVPAEYQAIGDYHNGLAPVQKGGKWGYLTTAGKLVVPLQYEAVQPFWNGNMVVKEKGKWGILRPNGKWQVEPVYDTIARNYPQHNFYAARRSGTWQLLDLQGRLLSDEKFVAIELSDPANFLRVRQGQQWAFFNKETHRYIGSERYEQVRALQHGAAFARQRGKWGAVDTLGRWAVPPQYDSLRYVVFPARTLFQVQKGKEWGVVEAGGNAVVPVAYERIVPVEEDLLLKVKQAGAWGVLRAHGEPVLPPAYAFMSNGEDQPTWPAWPAVVARKEKWGLLSEQGTEVVKPKYGPIQALGEGWYAWEEKGKLGLLSAKGEEALPPTYLEIRHFEHNWAAAKRPEGWGFINQRGNPATEFVYEEVTDFNGTSAYVKRNGKWGAINRQGKYLLPLEYSGYHILPDGTRRLYK, encoded by the coding sequence TTGATAAAAACGGCGCTGCTGTGTGCGTTGGGATTGGCCCAGGTGGCGCACGCGCAGGTGTACGAGTGCGAAGAACTACTTTTTCCGCGGCAGGCCGGCAACCGTCTCTACGGCTACATCAACCTGCTGGGCGAGTGGCGGGTCGATCCCGTTTTTGTGAAGGCGGGCGCTTTTCAGGGACGCTATGCGGTGGTGATGCAGGGCAAGCGCTACGGCGTATTGAATTGCGACGGCATTTTGGTAGTGCCGGCCGACTTTGACGAAATCTTGAATTTTTCGGAAGGAGCGGGGTGGGTCCGGCGCGATAAGCTGTGGGGCCTGGTCGACGACCGGGGGCGCATGCTGGTGCCGTTGGCCTTCAGCGAGGTCAAACCGGTGGCGCCGCTGCATCCGTTGCACTGGGTCAAGCGTGACGACAAATGGGGGCTGTTCGACAAGGTACAGCGGAAATTTATCGTACAACCCAAGTACGCCGCCGTGCAGGTGCTCTCGGACGAATCGTCGTTGGTGCGACTCGAAAACGACTTTGGACTGCTGCACCACAACGGCAGTTTCATTCTGCCTTTCGGCATTCGGGAAGTGAGCCGGATCGAGCAAAACGTGTTTTCGTTTCGGGAGGGCGACCACTATGGTGCTTTCGATGTGCTGGGGAACGTTATTCTGTTACCCGACTACGATACCATCGCGATGCGCGACGTCAACATTCTTTTCAAGCAAAAGGGGCTGTACGGCATGACGACCTACCGCGGACAGAAAATTGTTCCGGCAGAATACCAGGCCATCGGCGACTACCACAATGGCCTCGCCCCCGTCCAAAAAGGAGGGAAGTGGGGATACCTGACCACGGCGGGCAAGTTGGTCGTACCGTTGCAGTACGAGGCCGTCCAGCCCTTCTGGAACGGCAACATGGTAGTAAAGGAAAAAGGCAAATGGGGCATCCTCCGTCCAAACGGCAAGTGGCAGGTCGAGCCTGTTTACGATACCATCGCCCGAAATTATCCGCAGCATAACTTTTACGCGGCCCGGCGGAGCGGTACCTGGCAACTACTTGATCTACAAGGCCGACTTCTCAGTGACGAGAAGTTCGTGGCGATCGAGCTTTCCGATCCGGCCAATTTTCTGCGTGTGCGGCAAGGGCAACAGTGGGCGTTCTTCAACAAAGAAACGCATCGTTACATCGGGTCCGAACGCTACGAACAGGTTCGTGCGCTGCAACACGGTGCTGCCTTCGCGCGCCAGCGGGGCAAGTGGGGCGCGGTCGATACGCTGGGCCGGTGGGCGGTGCCGCCGCAGTACGACAGCCTTCGGTACGTGGTGTTTCCGGCACGTACACTGTTCCAGGTCCAGAAGGGCAAGGAGTGGGGCGTGGTAGAGGCCGGGGGAAATGCCGTAGTGCCCGTGGCGTACGAGCGCATCGTGCCCGTAGAAGAAGACTTGCTGTTGAAAGTGAAACAAGCGGGCGCGTGGGGGGTGCTTCGGGCGCATGGCGAGCCGGTACTTCCTCCGGCGTACGCATTTATGAGCAACGGAGAAGATCAGCCGACGTGGCCCGCCTGGCCGGCCGTGGTCGCACGCAAAGAGAAGTGGGGATTGTTGAGCGAACAGGGTACGGAAGTAGTCAAGCCTAAATACGGACCCATTCAGGCGCTCGGGGAAGGGTGGTACGCCTGGGAAGAGAAAGGCAAGTTAGGCCTTCTGTCGGCCAAAGGCGAAGAAGCACTGCCGCCGACTTACCTGGAAATTCGCCATTTTGAACACAATTGGGCCGCCGCCAAACGTCCCGAAGGGTGGGGCTTTATCAACCAGCGGGGTAATCCGGCCACCGAATTCGTCTACGAGGAAGTGACAGATTTCAACGGCACCTCGGCGTACGTCAAACGCAATGGCAAGTGGGGGGCCATCAACCGGCAGGGAAAATACCTGCTGCCGCTGGAGTACAGCGGCTACCACATTTTGCCGGACGGCACCCGCCGGTTGTACAAGTAA
- the pyrR gene encoding bifunctional pyr operon transcriptional regulator/uracil phosphoribosyltransferase PyrR: MQKRLILDQHRLQITISRLCQQLVEEHGDFSNSVLLGMQPRGIFLAERLARRLREMLQREVLLGHLDATFHRDDFRRRDSPLRPNATRVPFVIESKKVVLVDDVLFTGRTVRAALDAMMAFGRPQKVELLVLIDRKYGRDLPIEANYVGLSVNSLQSQRVQVEWGTPGAEEDHVWLVDQ; encoded by the coding sequence ATGCAAAAACGATTGATTCTCGATCAGCACCGGCTGCAAATCACCATCAGCCGTCTGTGTCAGCAGCTGGTAGAAGAACACGGTGATTTTTCCAATTCGGTGCTGCTGGGCATGCAACCCCGGGGCATTTTCCTGGCGGAGCGGCTGGCGCGTCGGTTGCGCGAAATGCTGCAACGCGAGGTGCTGCTGGGCCACCTGGATGCCACTTTTCATCGCGACGACTTCCGGCGGCGCGATTCGCCGTTGCGTCCCAACGCCACGCGTGTTCCCTTTGTCATCGAAAGCAAGAAGGTCGTTCTGGTCGACGACGTGCTGTTTACCGGCCGGACCGTACGCGCTGCCCTCGACGCGATGATGGCCTTTGGCCGTCCGCAGAAAGTAGAGCTGCTGGTGCTGATTGACCGGAAATACGGTCGTGACCTGCCCATCGAAGCAAATTATGTGGGCCTCTCGGTCAACTCTCTGCAAAGCCAGCGTGTGCAGGTGGAGTGGGGAACGCCCGGAGCGGAAGAAGACCACGTCTGGTTAGTCGATCAATAA
- a CDS encoding aspartate carbamoyltransferase catalytic subunit: MSQLSVPHLLGIKNITPEDIHLIFETADNFKEVLNRPIRKVPSLRDITIANVFFENSTRTRLSFELAEKRLSADTINFASSSSSVKKGETLLDTVNNILAMKVDMIVMRHSSPGAPHFLARHIKANIINAGDGTHEHPTQALLDAYSIRERLGDVAGKKVVIVGDILHSRVALSNIFALKKLGADVMVCGPPTLMPRFIGELGVRVESDLLTALRWCDVANILRIQLERQQMHYFPSLREYAMYYGVNRHVLRQLDKEITIMHPGPINRGVELSSDVADSEHAIILGQVENGVAIRMAVLYLLAGNA; the protein is encoded by the coding sequence ATGTCGCAACTCAGTGTCCCGCACCTGCTTGGCATCAAAAACATCACCCCGGAGGATATTCACCTGATTTTTGAGACGGCCGATAATTTCAAGGAAGTGCTGAACCGGCCGATCCGAAAAGTGCCTTCGCTTCGCGATATCACCATCGCCAACGTCTTCTTCGAAAATTCGACCCGCACGCGTCTTTCGTTCGAACTGGCCGAGAAGCGCCTTTCGGCCGATACCATCAACTTCGCCTCTTCATCCAGTTCGGTCAAAAAAGGCGAAACGCTGCTCGATACGGTCAACAACATTCTGGCCATGAAGGTCGACATGATTGTGATGCGGCACAGCAGCCCGGGAGCGCCTCATTTTTTGGCGCGTCACATCAAAGCCAACATCATCAACGCCGGCGACGGCACGCACGAGCACCCCACACAGGCCTTGCTCGATGCCTACTCGATTCGCGAGCGGCTGGGAGACGTGGCCGGGAAGAAAGTTGTGATTGTCGGCGACATTCTGCATTCGCGCGTGGCGCTGTCCAACATCTTTGCGTTGAAAAAGCTGGGAGCGGACGTGATGGTCTGCGGCCCGCCTACCCTGATGCCCCGCTTCATCGGCGAACTAGGCGTGCGGGTGGAGTCCGATCTGCTGACGGCCCTGCGCTGGTGCGATGTCGCCAACATTTTGCGAATCCAGCTGGAACGGCAGCAGATGCACTATTTCCCCTCACTGCGCGAATACGCCATGTACTACGGCGTCAACCGCCACGTGCTGCGGCAACTGGACAAGGAAATTACGATCATGCACCCGGGACCGATTAACCGGGGGGTAGAACTGAGTAGCGACGTGGCCGACTCGGAGCATGCCATCATTCTGGGGCAGGTCGAAAACGGCGTGGCCATCCGGATGGCCGTCCTCTATTTGTTGGCAGGCAATGCGTAA
- the ffh gene encoding signal recognition particle protein, which produces MFDSLSTKLDYAIKSLKGEGKITEINVATTVKEIRRALVDADVNYKVAKSVTDKIKDEALGQDVLIAVKPGQLMVKIVADELTNLMGGTKVDINLTGEPAVVLVAGLQGSGKTTFSGKLGYLLKKQNRNVLLVACDIYRPAAIDQLKVLGEQAGVEVYAEPENRNAVEIARNAIAYAKEQRKKVVIVDTAGRLAIDEQMMREIAEVKKAIQPTETLFVVDSMTGQDAVNTAKAFNERLNFDGVVLTKLDGDSRGGAALSIRTVVEKPIKYIGTGEKLDAIDVFHPDRMAQRILGMGDVISLVERAQQNFDEEEARRLQKKIRKNQFDFNDFLSQLEQIKKMGSLKDLVGMIPGVGKMVKDMDISDDAFKPIEAIIRSMTPYERANPVVLNGSRRRRIADGSGTSIQEVNNLLKQFEEMRKMMKAMNNMGGKGGMPVPNAMRR; this is translated from the coding sequence ATGTTTGATAGCCTTAGTACGAAACTGGATTATGCCATTAAATCGCTGAAGGGCGAAGGCAAAATCACCGAGATTAACGTTGCCACGACCGTAAAGGAAATCCGCCGCGCGCTGGTGGATGCGGACGTAAACTATAAGGTGGCCAAATCGGTCACCGACAAAATCAAAGACGAAGCCCTGGGGCAGGATGTGCTGATCGCGGTCAAGCCGGGACAGCTGATGGTCAAGATCGTAGCCGACGAACTCACCAACCTGATGGGCGGCACCAAAGTCGACATCAACCTGACAGGCGAGCCCGCCGTGGTGTTGGTGGCAGGGTTGCAGGGATCGGGGAAGACCACTTTCTCCGGCAAGCTGGGCTACCTGCTGAAAAAACAAAACCGCAACGTGCTGTTGGTGGCGTGCGACATTTACCGTCCGGCAGCCATCGATCAGCTCAAAGTTCTGGGCGAACAGGCGGGCGTTGAAGTGTATGCCGAACCGGAGAACCGGAACGCCGTTGAGATTGCGCGCAATGCCATCGCGTACGCCAAAGAACAGCGCAAGAAGGTAGTTATTGTCGATACGGCCGGGCGTCTGGCCATCGATGAGCAGATGATGCGCGAAATTGCCGAGGTGAAAAAAGCCATCCAGCCGACCGAGACGCTGTTTGTTGTCGACTCCATGACCGGGCAGGACGCCGTCAATACGGCGAAAGCCTTTAACGAGCGCCTGAACTTCGACGGCGTTGTGCTCACCAAACTCGACGGTGACTCGCGTGGTGGGGCGGCCCTTTCGATTCGGACGGTGGTGGAGAAACCGATCAAGTACATCGGGACGGGCGAAAAGCTCGACGCCATCGACGTGTTCCACCCCGACCGGATGGCGCAGCGGATTCTGGGCATGGGCGACGTTATCTCGCTGGTAGAACGCGCGCAACAAAACTTCGACGAAGAAGAGGCCCGTCGCCTGCAAAAGAAGATCCGGAAGAACCAGTTTGACTTCAACGATTTCTTGTCGCAACTGGAGCAGATCAAAAAAATGGGTTCGCTAAAAGACCTGGTCGGCATGATTCCCGGTGTAGGAAAAATGGTGAAAGACATGGACATCAGCGACGATGCCTTCAAGCCCATCGAAGCGATCATCCGGTCCATGACTCCCTACGAACGGGCCAATCCAGTCGTACTGAACGGCAGCCGGCGTCGACGGATCGCCGACGGGAGCGGCACGTCGATTCAGGAGGTAAACAACCTTCTGAAGCAGTTTGAAGAGATGCGTAAGATGATGAAGGCCATGAACAACATGGGCGGCAAAGGCGGAATGCCCGTGCCCAATGCCATGCGCCGGTAA
- a CDS encoding YheT family hydrolase, with protein sequence MPIVSLSDYRSPAFLFNGHLQTILPALFRRVADVQYERERITTPDQDFLDLDWSLATPGKRARSLAILCHGLEGNSTRPYMLGMVRAFNQQGWDALAWNFRSCSEEMNHLPCFYHSGATHDLDHVVQHALTENAYERVVLVGFSLGGNLVLKYVGERGDHLPTAVERAMVFSVPCDLGASARQIARRDNYVYMSRFLSSLRQKIDNKSQQQPGKLSPTHLRDIRTLEEFDDKYTAPLHGFRSARDYYQKCSSRHYLGGIRIPTLIVNAKNDPFLSLECYPTEEAKNHPYVFLEIPNTGGHCGFCLDHLQGNYWSEQRALQFLETHVAQPAQAAWV encoded by the coding sequence ATGCCGATTGTTTCTCTCTCCGACTATCGTTCACCAGCTTTTCTTTTTAACGGTCACCTTCAGACGATTCTGCCGGCCCTGTTTCGGCGGGTAGCGGACGTGCAGTACGAGCGCGAACGCATCACCACGCCCGACCAGGATTTTCTGGACCTGGACTGGTCGCTGGCGACGCCCGGCAAACGCGCCCGATCGCTGGCCATTTTGTGCCACGGCCTGGAAGGCAACTCGACCCGGCCCTACATGCTGGGCATGGTGCGGGCTTTTAACCAACAGGGTTGGGACGCACTGGCGTGGAATTTCCGCAGTTGCAGTGAGGAGATGAACCACCTCCCCTGTTTTTACCACAGCGGGGCCACGCACGACCTGGACCACGTGGTGCAACATGCTCTAACGGAGAATGCTTACGAACGTGTCGTGCTGGTGGGGTTCAGTCTGGGGGGAAATCTGGTGTTGAAGTACGTCGGCGAACGCGGCGACCATCTGCCGACCGCCGTAGAACGCGCGATGGTCTTTTCCGTACCCTGTGATCTGGGGGCCAGCGCCCGGCAAATTGCGCGCCGCGACAATTACGTGTACATGTCGCGCTTTTTGTCCAGCCTGCGCCAGAAGATCGACAACAAATCGCAGCAGCAGCCCGGCAAGCTCAGTCCGACGCACCTGCGCGACATCCGTACGCTGGAGGAGTTCGACGACAAATACACGGCACCGCTTCACGGCTTCCGGAGTGCCCGCGACTATTACCAAAAGTGCAGCTCGCGGCATTATCTGGGTGGCATTCGCATCCCGACCCTCATCGTCAACGCCAAAAACGACCCGTTCCTTTCGTTGGAGTGCTACCCCACCGAAGAAGCCAAAAATCACCCGTACGTCTTTTTAGAAATTCCCAATACCGGGGGGCACTGCGGCTTTTGCCTGGATCACCTCCAGGGCAACTACTGGTCCGAGCAACGCGCACTTCAGTTTCTGGAAACGCACGTCGCGCAGCCCGCCCAGGCGGCCTGGGTCTAG
- a CDS encoding SDR family oxidoreductase encodes MKNKICLVTGANSGIGKVTTRELYRQGAQVIMVCRNQEKALQVKMDLEAQYPKTGGKLDIVLGDLSRQDEVVKIARDVRQRYRHLDVLINNAGLVVQEKQMTEDGIEYTFAVNHLAPFLLTSLLLDLLRQSDEPRIINLSSEAHRMARFQVSQLANPKKYNVMRAYGNSKLCNILFTRQLAQRLQPEGITVNSVHPGFVNSNFGAGFSGIYKVIMTLSAPFSISSEAGAQTSLYLATSPNVKGITGKYFVEKKVRKPSEAALSDYYADQLWQLSEQLTQPDAKLRHLKEREAQPLAE; translated from the coding sequence ATGAAGAATAAGATATGCCTGGTAACAGGCGCGAACTCGGGCATCGGGAAAGTCACCACGCGTGAATTGTACCGGCAAGGTGCTCAGGTGATTATGGTGTGCCGAAACCAGGAAAAAGCCCTGCAAGTCAAGATGGACCTGGAGGCACAGTACCCCAAAACCGGCGGCAAGCTCGACATCGTGTTGGGTGATTTGTCGCGGCAGGACGAGGTGGTGAAAATTGCCCGTGACGTGCGGCAGCGTTACCGTCACCTGGATGTGCTGATCAACAACGCCGGGCTGGTGGTACAGGAAAAGCAAATGACCGAAGACGGCATCGAGTACACATTTGCCGTAAATCACCTGGCACCGTTTCTGTTGACGTCTTTGTTGCTGGATTTGCTGCGCCAAAGTGACGAGCCGCGCATCATCAACCTCTCGTCCGAAGCGCACCGCATGGCTCGCTTTCAGGTCAGCCAACTGGCCAATCCGAAGAAGTACAACGTTATGCGGGCTTACGGCAACTCCAAGTTGTGTAACATCCTGTTTACGCGCCAGTTGGCCCAACGCCTGCAACCGGAAGGCATCACCGTCAACAGCGTGCATCCCGGGTTTGTCAACTCAAATTTCGGAGCGGGGTTTTCGGGAATCTACAAAGTGATCATGACGCTGTCGGCTCCCTTCTCCATCTCTTCGGAAGCCGGCGCACAAACCAGTCTGTACCTGGCGACGTCGCCCAACGTCAAAGGCATTACCGGCAAGTACTTTGTGGAGAAGAAAGTGCGAAAACCTTCGGAGGCCGCGCTAAGCGACTACTACGCCGATCAGCTCTGGCAACTTTCTGAGCAACTCACGCAACCCGACGCCAAACTCCGCCACTTAAAGGAACGTGAGGCGCAACCGCTCGCGGAGTAG
- a CDS encoding outer membrane beta-barrel protein — protein MLRFSSFLRCLAFATTAVFCTSGWLHAQDYRTRSRSKTPREAKQAAEAAMPVGQDYLKGRYLTVGLQLGAVQYRGDLAPRLFASAKKPLWGSTSGLQVTKRVHPYVTLRADLSWARLRGDDYFKANPFDAEERRRYLRNANFRNSLKELAVTAAIDVLPVDDWLMRPLLMPYALIGVGVFHHNPRVWLDGEWVNAAPLGTEGQHADNAAEKGYPTPYKRVQVSVPLGLGVRYRLTPQLELSGEATYRFTTTDYLDDVSGTFADPRDLSPEARRLVNRSAARSASGASRGLATLLGNDQQIQQMTLDGETYDYVPTFFQRGNARGTTSGNDGYVAFLIRLSYVLFSD, from the coding sequence ATGCTTCGTTTTTCCTCTTTTCTCCGCTGCCTTGCGTTCGCCACGACGGCCGTGTTTTGCACGAGCGGCTGGCTACACGCCCAGGACTACCGCACCAGAAGCCGTTCGAAAACGCCCCGGGAGGCCAAACAAGCCGCCGAAGCCGCTATGCCTGTGGGGCAGGACTATCTGAAAGGGCGTTACCTGACCGTAGGGTTGCAGTTGGGTGCGGTGCAGTACCGTGGCGATCTGGCTCCCCGCTTGTTTGCGTCCGCAAAAAAGCCCTTGTGGGGCAGCACGTCAGGCCTGCAGGTGACCAAACGGGTCCATCCCTATGTCACTCTTCGGGCCGATCTGAGTTGGGCACGTCTGCGTGGTGACGATTATTTCAAAGCCAATCCGTTCGATGCGGAGGAGCGGCGACGGTACCTGCGCAACGCCAATTTCAGAAATTCCCTGAAAGAACTTGCGGTAACCGCCGCGATCGACGTACTCCCGGTCGACGATTGGCTGATGCGCCCGCTGCTGATGCCTTATGCACTGATCGGGGTAGGCGTGTTTCACCACAACCCGCGGGTTTGGCTGGACGGCGAGTGGGTAAACGCTGCACCGCTCGGAACCGAAGGGCAACACGCCGACAATGCTGCGGAGAAGGGATACCCCACGCCCTACAAGCGGGTGCAGGTGTCCGTGCCGTTAGGCCTCGGCGTGCGCTATCGACTGACTCCGCAATTGGAACTGAGTGGCGAGGCTACCTATCGTTTTACCACGACGGATTATCTGGACGACGTAAGCGGCACGTTTGCCGATCCGCGGGATTTGTCGCCGGAAGCGCGGCGGCTGGTCAATCGGTCGGCGGCGCGTTCGGCGAGCGGTGCAAGCCGGGGACTGGCGACGCTGTTGGGCAACGACCAGCAGATCCAACAGATGACTCTCGACGGAGAAACGTACGACTACGTGCCCACTTTTTTTCAGCGCGGCAATGCGCGTGGCACCACTTCGGGCAACGATGGGTACGTCGCGTTTCTGATTCGGCTGAGTTACGTTCTCTTTTCTGACTGA
- a CDS encoding cystathionine beta-synthase has translation MYYNSIVETIGNTPLVKLNKLNRGIAGTILVKVEYFNPGNSVKDRMALKMIEDAEKAGILKPGGTIIEGTSGNTGMGLALTAIAKGYRCIFTMSDKQSQEKINILRAVGAEVVVCPTNVAPDDPRSYYSVARKLNQDIPNSFYPNQYDNMSNSAAHYETTGPEIWSQTEGRITHFAAGVGTGGTMCGVAKYLKEQNPEVFTLGIDTYGSVFKKYKETNVFDENEVYPYMTEGIGEDILPKNVDFSLIDEFVKVTDKDGAVMTRRLAREEGLFVGWSCGSAVHGALEWAQDHLKEGDTMVIILPDHGTRYLNKIYNDNWMKDHGFLEAREFSTAKDIIRHRNGDSRLMTVPASGKVLEAIRLLNKEGISQIPVMDEQQHIVGSLTDSKVLHHLIENPEIKDREVREIMDPPFKFVALDSTVDVLSSLIDKENKALLVRDEVNRIHIITQADLLLAATN, from the coding sequence ATGTATTATAATTCCATCGTTGAGACCATCGGCAACACACCGCTGGTGAAACTCAACAAGTTAAACCGGGGCATTGCCGGAACCATCCTCGTAAAAGTAGAATACTTCAACCCCGGCAATTCGGTGAAAGACCGGATGGCGCTGAAAATGATTGAAGATGCCGAAAAAGCGGGCATCCTGAAACCGGGGGGCACCATCATCGAAGGCACGTCTGGTAATACGGGCATGGGCCTCGCCCTGACGGCCATTGCCAAAGGGTATCGCTGCATCTTCACGATGTCCGACAAACAATCGCAGGAGAAAATCAACATTCTGCGGGCCGTAGGGGCAGAAGTCGTGGTATGTCCAACGAATGTGGCCCCCGACGATCCGCGGTCCTATTATTCCGTGGCGCGGAAACTGAATCAGGACATTCCCAATTCGTTCTACCCCAATCAGTACGACAACATGTCGAACTCGGCGGCGCACTACGAAACCACTGGCCCGGAAATCTGGTCGCAGACCGAAGGGCGCATCACGCACTTCGCGGCGGGAGTGGGCACTGGCGGCACCATGTGTGGCGTGGCCAAATACCTGAAAGAGCAAAATCCTGAGGTATTTACCCTGGGCATCGATACCTACGGCTCGGTGTTCAAGAAATACAAGGAGACGAATGTGTTCGACGAGAACGAAGTGTACCCCTACATGACGGAGGGCATCGGGGAAGACATTCTGCCGAAAAACGTGGATTTCAGCCTGATCGACGAGTTTGTGAAGGTGACCGACAAAGACGGCGCGGTAATGACCCGTCGGCTGGCGCGCGAAGAGGGGCTGTTTGTGGGGTGGTCGTGTGGTTCGGCGGTGCACGGTGCGCTGGAGTGGGCGCAGGATCATCTGAAAGAGGGCGACACCATGGTCATTATTCTGCCTGACCACGGTACGCGTTACCTCAACAAGATCTACAACGACAACTGGATGAAGGACCACGGTTTTCTGGAAGCGCGTGAGTTTTCCACGGCCAAGGACATCATCCGTCACCGCAATGGCGACAGCCGCCTGATGACGGTACCGGCTTCCGGGAAGGTGCTGGAGGCCATTCGGTTGTTAAACAAAGAGGGCATTTCGCAGATTCCGGTCATGGACGAGCAGCAGCACATTGTGGGCAGCCTAACCGATAGCAAGGTGCTGCATCACCTTATCGAAAATCCGGAAATCAAAGACCGGGAAGTGCGCGAAATTATGGACCCGCCGTTCAAGTTTGTTGCCCTGGACAGCACGGTCGATGTGCTTTCGTCGTTGATCGACAAGGAAAACAAAGCCCTGTTGGTGCGCGACGAAGTCAACCGGATTCACATCATCACCCAGGCAGATCTGTTGCTGGCTGCCACGAACTGA